CACCCTCCCAGGCCGTGAAGCTGAGACCGGGGTTCCGCTCCAAATAGCGGGCGATGGCCGTCCGCTCGTCTGCCGCACTCAGCCCCACCCCCTCGGCAGCCTGCCAAAGGGAAAGAATGGTGTCGTAGTCCTGGATGGACATGAGACGGAAAGAAATGTGCAAAGCGATCATCGCCAGTGTTCACCGTAGAGGTGCGACGCACTTCGAGCGCGTCAATGACTCGGGTTTCAGCACAATGCAGGTCATGAAGTCGCACCTGAACTGATACCGATCAGGCTAAGTCAACAACCGTGCCATCTGCTCAAGATCGCCATAATCATAAGGAGGTCGTCGTCGCACAGCGAGAACTTCCACTGCTTTGTCCACTTCGTACACCAGATAGATCACGCGCCACCGCCCAAGACTGAGTCGTCGCCATTCACGCGCCCCGTTCACCCTCCTCAAAGCCTTGCTCGTCGATGGTCTGGGATCATCAGCCAAATCGTCGATCGCTCTACGGATGACCTGACGCACATTCCCAGGTAGTTGTTTGAGTTCTGCAAGGGCAGAAGTCCAAACATAGAGGGTGTACGATCTCACACCAAGTCCTTTTGCACATCATCCCAACGCAGAAAACCAGCCTGCGCTCGATCTCCGTTCGCGGCCTCCAAAGCCGCCAGGGCCTCATGAATGATACCCAGATCTTCGACCGTTTCGAGCCATTCCAGCATCATTTCCCAGTCTTCCATTTCGACTAAGGCATAGCGCTTCTGTTGGAGAGAAACGTATTGAACTGATTGTAGTGCTTCGAGTCCGCTCATCTAAGCTGTCTCCTGATGAAGTCAGTTGTGAGTGTACCGCA
The Caldilineales bacterium genome window above contains:
- a CDS encoding type II toxin-antitoxin system RelE/ParE family toxin, with product MRSYTLYVWTSALAELKQLPGNVRQVIRRAIDDLADDPRPSTSKALRRVNGAREWRRLSLGRWRVIYLVYEVDKAVEVLAVRRRPPYDYGDLEQMARLLT